The Solirubrobacterales bacterium sequence TCAACCTGAGGGACTCGGGCTGCGACGTGGTCGTCGGCCTGCGCCCCGGCTCGCCGAGTCGCGCGGAAGCAGAGTCCGAGGGGCTCACCGTGCTTGATGTCGGGGAGGCGGCAAGCCAGGGCGACGTGGTGATGATCCTGGTACCCGACGAGAAGCAGGCCGAGGCGTGGGAGAGCGAGATCGCCGATGGGATCGCTGCGGGCGACCTGCTGATGTTCGCCCACGGCTTCTCCATCCACTTTGGCCAGATCGAGCCGCCCCCGGGCGTCGACGTCGGCATGGTCGCCCCCAAGGGTCCCGGGCATCTGGTCCGGCGCCAGTTCACGGAAGGCCGCGGCGTTCCCTGCCTGATGGCGGTGCATCAGGACGCAACCGGAGAAGCCCGGGGCCTGGTCCTGGCCTACGCCAGTGGCATCGGCGGCGGCCGGGCCGGCGTGATCGAGACAACCTTCAAGGACGAGTGTGAGACGGACCTGTTCGGTGAGCAAGCCGTCCTGTGCGGCGGCGCCACGGAGCTCGTTCGCGCCGGTTTCGAGACCCTGGTCGAGGCCGGTTACGACCCCCGCCTTGCCTACTTCGAGTGCCTCCACGAGCTGAAGCTGATCGTCGACCTGATGTACGAGAAGGGCATCCAGGGGATGCGCCACTCGATCTCCAACACGGCCGAGTACGGCGATATGACCCGTGGCAAGAAGGTGATCACCGCCCAGACGCGAGAGGCGATGCGAAAGCTCCTCGCCGACATCCAG is a genomic window containing:
- the ilvC gene encoding ketol-acid reductoisomerase, with translation MSANDGIYYDADADLGRLQGKTIAILGYGSQGHAHALNLRDSGCDVVVGLRPGSPSRAEAESEGLTVLDVGEAASQGDVVMILVPDEKQAEAWESEIADGIAAGDLLMFAHGFSIHFGQIEPPPGVDVGMVAPKGPGHLVRRQFTEGRGVPCLMAVHQDATGEARGLVLAYASGIGGGRAGVIETTFKDECETDLFGEQAVLCGGATELVRAGFETLVEAGYDPRLAYFECLHELKLIVDLMYEKGIQGMRHSISNTAEYGDMTRGKKVITAQTREAMRKLLADIQSGEFAKEWIAENRAGAENFQRLREEAAGHQVEQVGGELRKMMPWIEAESG